GAACGTCCCCATTTGTCACACTATGCCGATGTCCTTTCTGTAATACATTCCTTTGAAATTTATCTTTTTAAGTTCTTTATAAACTTTTTTCCTTGCTTCATCATATGAATTTCCAAGTGCTGTCAGTGCAAGTACCCTTCCTCCTGATGTTACAATTTTGCCATTCTTTAATGCCGATCCTGCATGGTATACAAATACATCTTTAAGGTCATCAAAACCTGTTATTTCAAACCCTGTAACATATTTGCCGGGATACCCTTCTGATGCGGCAACAACGCATACTGCCTTTTTATCTTCCCATTCAATATTTACTTTATTGAGGTTTCCATCTATTATTGCCTCCATTATGTCAACAAGGTCGGTTTTTAGAAGGGGCAGTATAACCTGCGTTTCAGGGTCTCCAAACCTTGCATTGAATTCAAGAACTTTGGGTCCTTCCCTTGTAAGCATCAGACCCGCATATAGAACACCTTTATATTCAATCCCTTCTTTTCTAAGGGAATTAATTACTGGTTTTAATATCTTCTCCATAACTTCAACCTGCAATTTCTCATCGAAATATGGATTTGGTGCTACATTTCCCATTCCACCCGTATTAGGTCCTTTATCGCCTTCATAAATCTTTTTATAATCCATAGCTGAAATCATCGGAACAATTGTTTCTCCATCAGTAAATGCAAGAACAGATACTTCCTTGCCGAAAAGCATCTCCTCAATAATAATGGTATCTCCTGATGTGCCGAATATTTTTTCCTTCATCATAAGGTCAATGGCTTCTTTTGCCTCTGTAAAACTTTTTACAAGAAATACTCCCTTACCTTGCGCAAGCCCGTCCGCTTTTACCGCAACCGGATACCATATTTCCTTTAAAAATTTAAGTGCCTCCTCATATTTGTTAAATGCTTTGTATCTGCCTGTAGGAATATTATATTTCTGCAATAAACACTTTGAAAAATTTTTGCTTCCTTCAATTGCAGCTGCGGCACTTCGCGGTCCGAATATTTTTAAACCCGCATTTTCAAATTCATCAACAATACCTTGTATTAAAGGTACCTCTGGTCCTACCACCGTTATATCTATACCGCTCATTAATGCAAATCTTTTTAATTCATCGAT
This is a stretch of genomic DNA from Aceticella autotrophica. It encodes these proteins:
- the purD gene encoding phosphoribosylamine--glycine ligase, which encodes MKILVVGGGGREHAIVHKLSQSPKVDKIYCAPGNAGISQLADCIDINVSNIDELKRFALMSGIDITVVGPEVPLIQGIVDEFENAGLKIFGPRSAAAAIEGSKNFSKCLLQKYNIPTGRYKAFNKYEEALKFLKEIWYPVAVKADGLAQGKGVFLVKSFTEAKEAIDLMMKEKIFGTSGDTIIIEEMLFGKEVSVLAFTDGETIVPMISAMDYKKIYEGDKGPNTGGMGNVAPNPYFDEKLQVEVMEKILKPVINSLRKEGIEYKGVLYAGLMLTREGPKVLEFNARFGDPETQVILPLLKTDLVDIMEAIIDGNLNKVNIEWEDKKAVCVVAASEGYPGKYVTGFEITGFDDLKDVFVYHAGSALKNGKIVTSGGRVLALTALGNSYDEARKKVYKELKKINFKGMYYRKDIGIV